The Deltaproteobacteria bacterium RIFCSPHIGHO2_02_FULL_44_16 genome window below encodes:
- a CDS encoding 30S ribosomal protein S12, whose translation MPTIHQLVKQGRQKMRIRTASPALTRCPQRRGVCTRVYTTTPKKPNSALRKVARVRLTNSEEITAYIPGEGHNLQEHSVVLVRGGRVKDLPGVRYHIVRGTLDTTGVENRRQSRSKYGAKRPK comes from the coding sequence ATGCCAACGATTCACCAGTTAGTCAAACAGGGACGACAAAAGATGCGCATCCGGACGGCTTCTCCTGCGCTTACTCGTTGTCCGCAGCGTCGAGGAGTATGTACGCGTGTTTATACTACAACTCCGAAGAAACCAAACTCCGCGCTTCGTAAGGTAGCTCGTGTTCGTTTGACAAATAGTGAAGAAATTACGGCATACATTCCAGGCGAAGGTCATAATTTACAGGAACACTCTGTGGTGCTTGTTCGCGGTGGGCGTGTTAAAGATCTTCCGGGAGTTCGTTATCATATTGTTCGCGGAACTCTTGATACAACAGGGGTTGAGAATCGTCGTCAAAGTAGATCGAAGTACGGTGCAAAAAGGCCGAAGTAA
- a CDS encoding 30S ribosomal protein S7 translates to MPRKKRKSLKRDIIPDPKFHDRVIAKLVNTIMWGGKKAVAESRVYKAFDVIHQKKGEDPITIFKKALDNVKPKVEVRSRRVGGATYQVPVEVRSDRREALGLRWLVQAARARKEQTFDQRFSAEILEAFENKGAACKKREDTHKMAEANKAFAHYKW, encoded by the coding sequence ATGCCTCGTAAGAAACGAAAAAGTTTAAAACGCGATATTATTCCTGATCCGAAATTTCATGATCGAGTGATTGCAAAGCTCGTCAATACTATTATGTGGGGTGGGAAAAAAGCAGTTGCAGAGAGCCGAGTCTATAAAGCATTTGATGTAATTCATCAGAAAAAGGGTGAAGACCCAATTACGATCTTTAAGAAGGCTCTGGACAATGTCAAACCAAAAGTAGAAGTTCGCTCGCGACGCGTTGGCGGCGCAACGTATCAGGTTCCTGTTGAGGTTCGATCTGATCGTCGTGAGGCGCTTGGTCTTCGTTGGCTGGTGCAGGCGGCGCGTGCTCGTAAAGAACAAACATTTGATCAACGTTTTAGTGCAGAAATATTAGAGGCGTTTGAAAATAAAGGTGCTGCTTGTAAGAAGCGCGAAGATACTCACAAAATGGCGGAGGCGAATAAGGCATTTGCTCATTATAAGTGGTAA
- a CDS encoding DNA-directed RNA polymerase subunit beta', which translates to MESHYFFEKPKDPLSFDGIRIKIASPEKIRQWSHGEVKKPETINYRTFKPERDGLFCAKIFGPVKDYECNCGKYKRMKHRGIVCEKCGVEVIQSKVRRERMGHITLATSVAHIWFLKSLPSRISTMLNMALKDVERVLYCESYVVLDPGKTGLNEGDVFTEDGYQQAIEEFGSDFRVGMGGEAVRELLAKMDLEELSTKLREELKEATSEAASKKLSRRLKLVEQLHEAGNRPEWLVLSVVPVIPPDLRPLVPLDGGRFATSDLNDLYRRVINRNNRLKRLMELSAPDIIVRNEKRMLQEAVDALFDNGRRSRPFVGPNHRPLRSLSDMLKGKQGRFRQNLLGKRVDYSGRSVIVIGPELRLHQCGLPKAMALELFKPFIFQKLEEKGLATTIKSAKRLVENETPEVWDALDEVIKEHPVILNRAPTLHRLGMQAFEPVLIEGKAIQLHPLVCVAFNADFDGDQMAVHVPLSVEAQIEARVLLLSTNNILSPASGKPIIVPTQDMVLGLYYMTRERIAAKGEGRLFSDPEEVSIAYSMEEVDLQARITVRIHGKRIETTTGRVLLFEKIPQIPFDRVNKVMDKKAVAELIDDCYRHYRDKETVLLCDHLRTLGFHHATKAGISICLDDMKIPEAKAEILAKAFEEVRKVEQQYTEGLITAGEKYNKVVDIWAEITEHISARMTETISTETVITKTGEVKTQLSFNPIFIMADSGARGSVQQTRQLAGMRGLMAKPSGEIIETPITANFREGLNVLQYFISTHGARKGLADTALKTANSGYLTRRLVDVAQDCTITEFDCGSLDGIEMDALVEAGEIIEPLGDRILGRVALEDVRDPYSDEVLVPAAAEITEELVAVIEESGLEKVLVRSVLTCQSLHGVCQKCYGRDLARGHLVNIGEAVGVIAAQSIGEPGTQLTMRTFHIGGTASRRVEQSSIEVRHEGIVKLQNIKVVKNSSGHPTVMNRNGELIISDEAGRERERYKVPYGALLRVSEGDTVKAGGLVAEWDPYTVPLLTEVSGTVRFGDIAEGLTVVDQVDEVTGLSRKVIITSKDPTSRPRISIENEKGEIITITDARLANYLMPVGANLSITDGDHVQAGDTLAKIPRETTKTKDITGGLPRVAELFEARKPKEHAVISEIDGVVSFGKDLKGKRRVVVTSDVGEPKEYLIPKGKHISVHEGDRVEAGEPLMDGSTNPHDILAVLGVKKLAKYLVDEIQEVYRLQGVKINDKHIEAIVRQMLRRVRIIDPGDSEWLADEQVEKQEFEDFKARIQKEKKKPAIAEPLLLGITKASLSTDSFISAASFQETTKVLTQAAIAGRIDRLRGLKENVIMGRLIPAGTGLRQYKKMKLAIDDVEEERLQNYAHEQKAEDGQGIANTVS; encoded by the coding sequence ATGGAAAGTCATTATTTTTTTGAAAAACCAAAAGATCCGCTTTCATTTGATGGTATCCGCATTAAAATAGCGAGTCCGGAAAAAATTCGCCAATGGTCGCATGGTGAAGTAAAAAAACCAGAAACCATTAACTACCGTACCTTCAAGCCTGAGCGGGATGGCCTTTTCTGCGCCAAAATCTTTGGTCCTGTTAAAGACTATGAGTGTAATTGCGGAAAATACAAACGAATGAAGCATCGTGGTATTGTTTGCGAAAAGTGCGGTGTCGAAGTCATTCAGAGCAAAGTGCGTCGCGAGCGCATGGGCCATATTACGTTAGCGACTTCTGTTGCTCATATTTGGTTCTTAAAAAGTTTGCCCTCGCGTATTTCAACTATGCTCAATATGGCGCTCAAAGATGTGGAGAGAGTGCTGTACTGTGAAAGTTATGTGGTGCTTGATCCTGGGAAAACGGGTCTGAATGAAGGAGATGTTTTCACAGAAGATGGCTATCAACAAGCGATTGAAGAGTTCGGTTCTGATTTTCGTGTCGGTATGGGGGGAGAAGCTGTTCGTGAGCTGTTAGCTAAAATGGATCTCGAAGAATTATCCACGAAGCTTCGTGAAGAACTGAAAGAAGCAACATCAGAAGCGGCTTCCAAGAAACTTTCTCGTCGTTTGAAGTTGGTGGAGCAGTTGCATGAGGCTGGAAATCGACCTGAGTGGTTGGTGCTCTCAGTGGTTCCGGTTATTCCGCCTGATCTTCGTCCTCTTGTTCCGCTGGATGGGGGCCGTTTTGCGACATCGGATCTCAATGATCTTTATCGTCGCGTGATCAATCGAAACAATCGGTTGAAACGACTCATGGAACTTTCAGCTCCTGATATCATTGTGAGAAATGAAAAGAGAATGCTTCAGGAAGCTGTCGATGCTCTGTTTGATAATGGTCGACGTTCGCGTCCTTTTGTTGGACCAAATCATCGTCCGCTTCGTTCGCTTTCTGACATGCTCAAAGGAAAGCAGGGACGCTTCCGTCAAAATCTTCTTGGAAAGCGTGTCGATTATTCTGGTCGTTCTGTTATCGTCATTGGTCCTGAGCTTCGCTTGCATCAGTGCGGTCTTCCCAAAGCCATGGCGCTTGAACTCTTCAAACCGTTTATTTTTCAGAAGCTGGAAGAGAAGGGACTGGCCACAACGATTAAGAGTGCAAAACGACTTGTGGAAAACGAAACTCCGGAAGTCTGGGATGCGCTTGACGAAGTGATTAAGGAACATCCGGTCATTTTAAATCGTGCTCCAACACTTCACCGGCTTGGGATGCAAGCTTTTGAACCAGTGCTGATTGAAGGGAAGGCGATTCAACTTCATCCTCTGGTGTGTGTGGCATTTAATGCCGACTTTGACGGTGATCAAATGGCGGTTCACGTTCCACTTTCCGTCGAAGCACAAATTGAAGCTCGCGTTCTTCTTCTTTCAACAAACAATATTCTTTCGCCTGCGAGTGGAAAGCCGATTATTGTTCCGACCCAAGATATGGTGCTTGGACTTTATTACATGACGCGCGAGCGCATTGCCGCAAAGGGAGAAGGACGTCTTTTCTCTGATCCTGAAGAAGTCAGTATCGCTTACTCTATGGAAGAAGTAGATTTGCAAGCTCGCATCACGGTCCGCATTCATGGGAAGCGTATTGAAACAACAACGGGACGTGTTTTACTTTTTGAAAAGATTCCACAAATTCCCTTTGATCGCGTCAATAAAGTCATGGACAAAAAAGCGGTAGCTGAACTTATCGATGATTGTTATCGTCACTATCGCGATAAAGAAACAGTTCTGTTATGCGATCATCTGCGCACACTTGGATTTCATCATGCGACAAAGGCCGGTATCTCTATTTGTCTCGATGACATGAAAATTCCAGAAGCAAAGGCGGAGATTTTAGCAAAAGCTTTTGAAGAAGTTCGCAAAGTGGAGCAACAATATACAGAAGGTCTTATTACTGCGGGTGAAAAATATAATAAAGTGGTCGATATTTGGGCAGAGATTACAGAACATATTTCTGCGCGTATGACTGAAACCATTAGTACTGAAACGGTCATCACAAAGACAGGCGAAGTGAAAACGCAGCTCAGTTTCAACCCCATTTTTATTATGGCTGATTCTGGAGCGCGTGGCAGTGTTCAGCAAACACGTCAGCTCGCGGGGATGCGTGGTCTGATGGCAAAGCCTTCAGGTGAAATTATTGAAACTCCTATTACTGCAAATTTCCGCGAAGGCTTAAATGTTCTTCAATATTTTATTTCTACCCACGGTGCGCGAAAAGGTCTGGCCGATACTGCTTTGAAAACAGCGAACTCCGGATACCTGACGCGTCGTTTGGTAGACGTGGCTCAAGATTGTACGATTACTGAGTTTGATTGCGGGAGTCTCGACGGTATTGAAATGGATGCGCTTGTTGAAGCCGGTGAAATTATTGAACCACTCGGCGATCGTATTCTTGGTCGAGTTGCGCTTGAAGATGTGCGTGATCCATATTCTGATGAAGTGCTTGTTCCAGCGGCAGCTGAAATTACAGAAGAGCTTGTTGCGGTGATCGAAGAATCTGGTCTTGAAAAAGTTCTCGTTCGCTCTGTGCTTACTTGCCAAAGTCTCCACGGTGTTTGTCAGAAATGTTATGGCCGTGATCTGGCACGTGGACATCTTGTCAATATTGGAGAGGCGGTTGGAGTTATTGCAGCTCAATCAATCGGTGAACCTGGAACGCAGCTCACAATGAGAACGTTCCATATCGGGGGAACTGCATCTCGACGTGTTGAGCAATCATCGATTGAAGTTCGTCATGAAGGTATCGTGAAACTTCAAAATATTAAGGTAGTGAAAAATTCATCCGGACATCCCACGGTCATGAATCGTAACGGTGAACTTATTATTTCAGATGAAGCCGGTCGCGAGCGCGAGCGATATAAAGTCCCTTATGGCGCTCTTCTTCGTGTGAGTGAAGGAGACACCGTGAAGGCAGGTGGACTTGTTGCTGAGTGGGATCCTTATACCGTTCCACTTCTGACAGAAGTCAGCGGGACTGTTCGTTTTGGAGATATTGCTGAAGGATTAACAGTTGTGGATCAAGTCGATGAAGTGACGGGCCTTTCGCGTAAAGTGATCATCACCTCAAAAGATCCTACAAGTCGTCCTCGTATCTCGATCGAAAATGAAAAAGGTGAAATCATTACGATTACGGATGCTCGACTTGCAAATTACCTCATGCCTGTTGGAGCAAACCTGTCGATTACGGATGGCGATCATGTGCAGGCAGGAGATACACTTGCAAAAATCCCACGCGAAACAACAAAAACGAAAGATATTACGGGAGGTCTTCCACGCGTTGCTGAACTTTTTGAAGCGCGCAAACCAAAAGAACACGCCGTGATTAGTGAAATTGATGGCGTCGTTTCTTTTGGAAAGGATCTCAAAGGAAAACGTCGCGTTGTTGTCACTTCAGATGTAGGTGAGCCAAAAGAATATTTGATTCCAAAAGGAAAACATATTTCGGTTCATGAGGGAGATCGCGTTGAAGCGGGTGAGCCGCTCATGGATGGTTCCACCAATCCCCATGATATTCTTGCGGTGCTGGGGGTGAAAAAACTCGCAAAATATTTGGTCGATGAAATTCAAGAGGTGTATCGGTTGCAGGGTGTAAAAATAAATGACAAACATATCGAAGCGATTGTGCGTCAAATGCTCCGACGTGTTCGCATTATTGATCCGGGCGATTCTGAGTGGCTTGCGGATGAGCAAGTTGAAAAGCAGGAGTTCGAAGATTTTAAAGCGCGTATTCAGAAAGAAAAAAAGAAGCCTGCGATTGCAGAACCGCTTCTTTTGGGAATTACGAAAGCCTCACTTTCAACCGATAGCTTTATTTCCGCGGCCTCTTTCCAGGAGACCACAAAGGTTCTGACGCAAGCAGCGATTGCAGGACGAATCGATCGTCTGCGCGGTTTAAAGGAAAACGTTATTATGGGCCGCTTAATCCCTGCGGGAACCGGCTTACGTCAGTATAAAAAAATGAAACTTGCTATTGACGATGTCGAAGAAGAACGGCTTCAAAACTATGCACATGAGCAGAAAGCAGAGGATGGACAAGGGATTGCAAATACAGTCTCATGA
- a CDS encoding translation elongation factor G has product MASVDLKNLRNIGIVAHIDAGKTTVSERILFYTGITYKIGEVHEGTAVMDWMVQEQERGITITSAATTCNWQGTQINIIDTPGHVDFTIEVERSLRVLDGCVGVFCAVAGVEPQSETVWRQANRYGVPKIAFVNKMDRIGANFPRVIEMMKDRLVTNAIPFQLPYGAEDQFKGVIDLIEEKAYIFKDEAKGSQFEVQEIPEEIKEEATAAREKLIEAVVEVDDEILHKYLDSHDITKEEIKRCARKATLKMVVTPVFCGAAFKNKGVQQLLDAVVDYLPSPLDVPPIEGHQPGKEEVKLLRKASADEPFSALAFKIMTDPYVGQLAFFRVYSGKLESGTQVYNSTKGKRERIGRLLRMHANQREEIKFVQAGDIAAAVGLKTATTGDTLCDEKNEIVLESMNFPDPVISIAVEPKSKADEEKLSIALQKLASEDPSLKVHVDHETLQTVLSGMGELHLEIIVDRMKREFNVEANVGKPQVAYRETIIGSAETEMKYVKQSGGRGQYAHVVLKAEPSERGKGFEFVDEVVGGRIPREYIPAVRNGVREAVDGGVMAGYPMVDVKVTLLDGSYHEVDSSDMAFKICGSMAFKEAARKANPALLEPIMAVEVVMPEDFVGPVTGDLTSRRGKIMKSESRAGSQVMDAEVPLAAMFGYSTDLRSATQGRATYTMQFSHYEQLPRSLAEEVIAKTQGKTR; this is encoded by the coding sequence ATGGCGAGTGTTGATCTTAAAAACTTACGGAATATTGGCATCGTTGCTCATATCGATGCAGGAAAAACAACGGTATCTGAGCGCATTCTCTTTTACACGGGCATTACCTATAAAATTGGTGAAGTCCATGAAGGGACTGCGGTCATGGACTGGATGGTGCAAGAGCAAGAGCGTGGAATTACGATTACCTCTGCTGCCACAACCTGCAATTGGCAGGGAACTCAAATCAATATTATTGATACCCCGGGCCACGTTGATTTTACGATCGAAGTAGAACGTAGTCTTCGTGTGCTTGATGGATGCGTCGGTGTTTTCTGCGCTGTTGCTGGGGTTGAGCCTCAATCTGAAACCGTATGGCGCCAAGCCAATCGCTACGGAGTTCCAAAAATTGCCTTTGTAAATAAGATGGATCGCATTGGGGCGAACTTCCCACGTGTGATTGAGATGATGAAGGATCGCCTCGTCACGAATGCAATTCCTTTCCAGTTACCTTACGGCGCTGAAGATCAATTTAAAGGTGTGATCGATCTCATTGAAGAAAAAGCGTACATTTTTAAAGATGAAGCCAAAGGTTCTCAATTTGAAGTTCAAGAGATTCCAGAAGAAATAAAAGAAGAAGCCACGGCGGCTCGTGAAAAATTAATTGAAGCGGTGGTGGAAGTTGATGATGAAATTTTACATAAATATTTAGACAGTCACGATATTACAAAGGAAGAGATTAAACGTTGCGCTCGTAAAGCTACTCTAAAGATGGTGGTGACGCCTGTTTTTTGTGGCGCGGCATTTAAAAATAAAGGCGTGCAACAACTTTTAGATGCTGTTGTTGATTACCTTCCATCTCCTTTGGATGTTCCTCCTATTGAAGGACATCAGCCTGGGAAAGAGGAAGTAAAGCTCCTTCGCAAAGCTTCTGCTGACGAACCTTTTTCTGCGTTAGCATTTAAAATTATGACTGATCCGTATGTCGGACAACTTGCATTTTTCCGCGTTTATTCTGGAAAATTGGAATCGGGAACGCAAGTGTACAATTCAACTAAAGGAAAACGCGAACGTATTGGACGACTCTTGCGGATGCATGCAAATCAACGAGAAGAAATCAAATTTGTGCAGGCAGGAGATATTGCAGCTGCGGTCGGTTTGAAAACAGCAACGACTGGCGATACACTTTGTGATGAAAAAAATGAAATTGTTCTGGAGTCCATGAATTTTCCTGATCCTGTTATTTCAATCGCGGTGGAACCAAAATCAAAAGCTGATGAAGAAAAACTTTCCATAGCGTTGCAGAAGCTTGCTTCTGAAGACCCCTCTCTTAAAGTGCATGTGGATCACGAAACCTTGCAAACAGTTCTTTCAGGAATGGGTGAGCTTCATTTAGAAATTATTGTTGATCGTATGAAGCGGGAATTCAATGTGGAAGCGAATGTGGGAAAACCACAAGTGGCGTATCGTGAAACTATTATCGGCTCTGCTGAAACTGAAATGAAATATGTGAAACAGTCTGGTGGTCGTGGTCAGTATGCTCACGTTGTTTTAAAAGCTGAGCCGAGCGAGCGTGGCAAAGGATTTGAATTTGTGGATGAAGTTGTGGGTGGGCGCATTCCACGCGAATATATTCCTGCAGTCCGAAATGGAGTGAGGGAAGCTGTTGACGGCGGTGTGATGGCAGGTTATCCGATGGTCGATGTAAAGGTAACCCTGCTTGATGGTTCCTATCACGAAGTGGATTCATCTGATATGGCATTCAAAATTTGTGGATCGATGGCCTTTAAAGAAGCAGCTCGAAAAGCAAACCCTGCTCTACTTGAGCCGATCATGGCAGTTGAAGTGGTCATGCCAGAAGATTTTGTGGGTCCGGTAACAGGAGATTTAACCTCACGTCGTGGAAAAATTATGAAGAGTGAATCGCGTGCTGGTTCTCAAGTCATGGATGCAGAAGTTCCGCTTGCAGCGATGTTTGGATATTCTACAGATTTACGCAGTGCAACACAGGGACGTGCAACGTATACGATGCAATTTTCACACTATGAACAATTACCCAGATCTTTGGCGGAAGAAGTGATTGCAAAGACACAAGGGAAAACGCGTTAA